A genomic stretch from Scomber scombrus chromosome 8, fScoSco1.1, whole genome shotgun sequence includes:
- the LOC133984495 gene encoding dipeptidyl peptidase 9-like, giving the protein MHRVKRLKVEDKTEDGQDRVRETLAGMMGVDELSDSTEVVEMEDVNPSHFQVEKHTWDGLRKIIHNSRKNTGVVINKAPHDFHFVPKDETSPHSHRIFYLGMPYASRENSLLYSDIPKKVRKDALLVLSWKQMLDHFQASPHHGGFSREEELLRERKRLGVSGITSYDYHQPSGLFLFQANSSLYYCRDGGNNTFTTSPMNPIEIKSQSSGTRMDPKISPGDPNFIGFINNNDIWVTSIETGEERRLTFCHKGIDNPKEDPKSAGIATFVSQEEFDRFTGYWWSPAAQEDSDGGKTLQILYEEVDESEVEIIHVPSPALEERKTDIYRYPRAGSKNPDITLKIAEIKTDSLGKIVSIQEKELPVPFTSLFPAAEYITRAGWTKDGRYAWAVMMDRRQHHLQLVLLPPALFIPANQDEASRQASLEALGDTIQPFIIYQETSDIWINVHDIFHPFIQTSDDEITFITVNESKTGFCHLYRITSVLQRGSYIWAGGYTHSEDDFKCPVKEEVTITSGDWEVLANHGAKRSSSPQIWVDEKAKQVYFQGTKDSPLEHHLYVVSYESPGEIVRLTKPGFSHSCSVSQTFDMFISHYSSLTTAPCVHIYKLMGSESDQLHKEPQFWASMMESSGFPFDYTPPEIFSFTGKSGFELYGMLYKPHDLVPGRKHPTVVFVYGGPQVQLVNNSYKGVKYLRLSTLASLGYAVLVIDGRGSCQRGLKFEGAVKDKMGQVEIDDQVEGLHYVAEKYKFVDLNRVAIHGWSYGGFLSLMGLIHKPDIFKVAIAGAPVTLWMAYDTGYTERYLDTPENNQKGYEACSVALHVDKLPNEPNRLLILHGFLDENVHFFHTNFLVSQLIRAGKPYSLQVYPNERHSIRCPESGEHYEITLLHFLQQNL; this is encoded by the exons ATGCACAGAGTAAAGAGGCTGAAAGTTGAAGACAAAACAGAAGACGGCCAGGACAG AGTCAGAGAGACACTGGCAGGCATGATGGGGGTGGACGAACTCTCAGACAGCACCGAGGTGGTGGAGATGGAGGATGTGAATCCTTCCCACTTCCAGGTGGAGAAGCACACGTGGGACGGCCTacggaaaatcattcacaacaGCCGCAAGAACACAGGCGTGGTCATCAACAAGGCGCCACATGACTTCCATTTCGTCCCGAAGGATGAGACTAGCCCTCATTCTCACCGCATCTTCTACCTTG GAATGCCTTACGCCAGCAGGGAAAACTCTTTACTCTACTCCGACATTCCCAAGAAGGTCCGCAAAGACGCTCTACTTGTTTTGTCATGGAAACAGATGCTGGATCACTTTCAG GCCAGCCCTCACCACGGGGGCTTCTCCAGAGAGGAGGAGCTGCTGCGAGAGAGGAAGCGTTTGGGGGTGTCTGGCATCACTTCCTACGACTACCACCAACCCAGCGGCCTCTTCCTGTTCCAGGCCAACAGCAGTCTGTACTACTGCCGCGACGGTGGAAACAACACCTTTACT acgTCTCCCATGAACCCCATAGAGATAAAGAGCCAGAGTTCAGGCACACGCATGGACCCCAAGATCAGCCCCGGAGACCCTAACTTTATCGGCTTCATCAACAACAATGACATTTGGGTGACCAGCATTGAGACGGGTGAAGAGAGGAGGCTCACCTTCTGCCATAAAG gTATTGATAATCCAAAAGAGGATCCTAAATCTGCTGGAATAGCTACGTTTGTCTCTCAAGAAGAATTTGATCGTTTCACTGGATACTGGTGGTCACCAGCGGCTCAAGAAG ATTCAGATGGTGGTAAGACTCTGCAGATTCTGTACGAGGAGGTGGATGAGTCTGAGGTTGAGATCATCCATGTCCCATCTCCGGCTCTGGAGGAGCGTAAAACAGACATCTATCGATACCCACGTGCAG GCAGCAAGAATCCTGATATCACTCTCAAAATAGCAGAAATCAAGACAGACAGTCTCGGCAAA ATTGTCAGCATACAGGAAAAGGAGCTGCCGGTTCCCTTCACCAGCCTGTTCCCCGCTGCTGAATACATCACCAGAGCCGGATGGACAAAGGACGGCAGATA tgcGTGGGCAGTCATGATGGACCGACGGCAGCACCATCTCCAGCTGGTCCTGCTTCCACCGGCACTCTTCATTCCTGCTAATCAGGATGAGGCCAGCAGGCAAGCGAGCCTGGAGGCCCTCGGAGACACAATCCAGCCCTTCATCATCTACCAAGAGACCAGTGACATCTGGATCAAT GTTCATGATATCTTCCATCCGTTCATCCAAACCAGTGATGACGAGATCACCTTTATCACAGTAAATGAATCCAAAACAGGCTTCTGCCACCTGTATAGGATCACGTCAGTGTTACAGCGAGGCAGCTACATCTGGGCCGGAGGCTACACGCACTCTGAAG ATGATTTTAAGTGTCCAGTGAAAGAGGAGGTGACGATAACCAGTGGGGATTGGGAGGTGTTGGCCAATCACGGAGCAAAG CGTTCGTCCAGTCCTCAGATTTGGGTGGACGAGAAAGCGAAGCAGGTTTACTTCCAAGGAACGAAGGACTCTCCTCTGGAGCATCACCTGTATGTGGTGAGCTACGAGTCGCCGGGGGAAATCGTCCGACTCACCAAACCTGGTTTCTCCCACAGCTGCTCCGTGAGCCag ACCTTTGACATGTTCATCAGCCATTACAGCAGTTTGACCACCGCACCCTGCGTGCACATCTACAAGCTGATGGGCTCAGAGAGCGACCAGCTGCACAAAGAGCCTCAGTTCTGGGCGAGCATGATGGAATCTTCTG GTTTTCCATTCGACTACACTCCTCCAGAGATCTTTAGCTTCACAGGGAAGTCGGGCTTCGAGCTGTATGGCATGTTGTACAAACCACACGACCTCGTTCCAGGCAGGAAGCATCCCACCGTCGTCTTTGTTTACGGCGGTCCTCAG GTCCAGTTAGTGAATAACTCGTATAAAGGTGTGAAGTATCTGCGGCTGAGCACGCTGGCGTCTCTGGGCTACGCTGTGCTGGTTATCGATGGGCGGGGCTCCTGTCAGCGAGGACTCAAGTTTGAAGGAGCTGTGAAGGACAAAATG GGTCAGGTGGAGATTGACGACCAGGTGGAGGGTTTGCACTATGTAGCAGAAAAGTACAAGTTTGTGGACCTGAACCGCGTTGCCATCCATGGCTGGTCATACGGCGGCTTCCTCTCCCTCATGGGTCTCATCCACAAACCCGACATCTTCAAG gttGCCATTGCAGGAGCTCCGGTGACGTTGTGGATGGCGTACGACACTGGCTACACAGAGCGGTATCTGGACACGCCCGAAAACAACCAGAAGGGCTACGAGGCGTGCTCTGTCGCGCTACATGTCGACAAACTCCCCAATGA ACCCAACAGACTGCTGATCCTGCATGGATTTCTAGATGAGAATGTGCACTTTTTCCACACTAACTTCTTGGTGTCTCAACTCATCCGGGCGGGGAAGCCGTACAGCCTGCAG gtttatcCCAACGAGCGACACAGCATCAGATGTCCGGAGTCTGGAGAACATTATGAGATCACGCTGCTGCACTTCCTCCAGCAGAACCTCTGA
- the LOC133984496 gene encoding angiopoietin-related protein 3-like, whose product MKMIQLLILLLTILVHTAAAFPTDRRAPLGGREKHASWDDVNVVAHGLLQLGQGLKEHVDKTKIQMRDVNAKLKAFNSAVAEVEKKQQEQDEALKTRGEEVEERKRLAEQLAEVVMVKVEKVKKESEDIHSRMDRLEETVDKVLTEPALESNNSYNTGVTFIQRLMAAQNRRIDQLVEKIQQQQDKLDKQSVHLQALQNKVAEKRLKSHRRRDEERALRRQAEQSKTQSGLATDKMSH is encoded by the exons ATGAAGATGATTCAgcttctcatcctcctcttgaCCATTTTGgtgcacacagcagcagctttccCCACAGACAGAAGAGCACCGCTGGGCGGCAGGGAGAAGCACGCCTCCTGGGACGACGTCAACGTGGTGGCTCATGGCCTCCTGCAGCTGGGCCAGGGTCTGAAGGAACATGTGGACAAGACCAAGATCCAGATGAGAGACGTCAACGCcaagctgaaagccttcaacaGCGCGGTGGCTGAAGTGgagaagaagcagcaggagcaagaTGAAGCTCTGAAAACCAGAGGTGAAGAggtggaagagaggaagaggctgGCTGAACAGCTGGCTGAGGTGGTGATGGTGAAAGTGGAGAAGGTGAAGAAGGAGAGCGAGGACATCCACTCCAGGATGGACAGACTGGAGGAGACGGTGGACAAAGTGCTTACAGAGCCGGCACTGGAGAGCAACAACAGCTATAACACAGGAGTCACATTTATCCAG AGGCTCATGGCAGCTCAGAACAGACGCATCGACCAGCTTGTGGAGAAAATCCAGCAGCAACAAGACAAACTGGATAAGCAGAGTGTTCACCTGCAAGCACTGCAAAACAAG GTTGCAGAGAAGAGACTAAAATCACACAGACGGAGAGACGAAGAGCGGGCACTGAGAAGAcaagcagagcagagcaaaaCCCAATCAG gtttGGCCACTGACAAAATGTCTCACTGA